The proteins below come from a single Chryseobacterium capnotolerans genomic window:
- a CDS encoding RteC domain-containing protein → MISSLNHIISKIQRKENAISLSAPNAIDEAYQMTIYLKEYLWSIREDVTKQGFKNHWEEINFFRNIKPYILSKLIYHNKIFRIQTACPVDGGKMYASYFLEQLKELKQEYREHIYNSDFYRYYRSGRTDRDETYFRLGNINFHDGLNSFVFEIDPLFSTYYDNKVARIIANELLYTYILQKINDDEMADFSARDISDSILWTDTKNALIELIYALYANSSLSNGKIGIRKISLALERMFQISLGDLHHSFHRMKYRAGSRTAFLDQLKSSLEEYMDKDL, encoded by the coding sequence ATGATATCTTCATTAAATCATATTATCTCAAAGATACAGCGAAAAGAAAATGCTATTTCGCTGTCTGCACCTAATGCAATTGATGAAGCATATCAAATGACTATATACCTAAAAGAATACTTATGGTCTATACGAGAGGATGTTACAAAGCAAGGTTTTAAAAACCATTGGGAGGAGATCAATTTCTTTCGCAATATCAAGCCATATATTCTCTCCAAGCTCATTTATCACAATAAGATATTTCGCATACAGACAGCTTGCCCTGTTGATGGTGGGAAAATGTATGCGAGTTATTTTTTGGAACAGTTGAAGGAATTAAAACAGGAATACAGGGAGCATATCTACAATTCAGATTTTTACAGATATTACCGTTCAGGAAGAACCGATCGTGATGAAACTTACTTTAGGTTAGGCAACATCAATTTCCACGATGGTTTGAACAGTTTTGTCTTTGAAATTGACCCTCTGTTTTCAACTTATTATGATAACAAAGTGGCTCGGATAATAGCCAATGAACTACTCTATACCTACATTCTCCAAAAAATCAATGATGATGAAATGGCAGATTTTTCTGCGAGGGATATATCTGATAGCATCCTTTGGACGGATACCAAAAATGCCTTGATAGAACTGATTTATGCTCTTTACGCAAATAGCTCTCTTTCTAATGGTAAAATAGGTATACGCAAAATCAGTTTGGCTTTAGAAAGAATGTTTCAAATTTCTTTAGGAGATTTGCATCATTCTTTCCACCGAATGAAATATCGTGCTGGATCCCGAACAGCATTTTTAGACCAACTGAAATCTTCTTTGGAAGAATATATGGACAAAGATTTATAA
- a CDS encoding type I restriction-modification system subunit M, with the protein MSEEQKKILEQQLWNIANTLRGKMNADEFRDYILGFIFYKYLAEKMEIYANSILEEDQIQFRDIKEDTPKGLEYIEAIREEALETLGYFLKPSELFSEITKRGDNNFILEDLQKILTNIQLSTMGTQSEEDFEDLFSDMDLNSNNLGRTADARNTLIVKVLKHLDEIDFKLNDTELDVLGDAYEYLIGQFASGAGKKAGEFYTPQEVSKILAKIVTTGKNRLKSVYDPTCGSGSLLLRVAREVKDVNNFYGQEMNRTTYNLARMNMILHGVHYRQFDIKQEDTLEHPQHLNDMPFEAIVANPPFSAKWSANPLFLNDDRFSQYGKLAPSSKADFAFVQHMIYHLAENGTMAIVLPHGVLFRGAAELHIRKYLIEQKNYLDAVIGLPANIFYGTSIPTCILVFKKCKEDPDHILFIDASKEFEKVKNQNMLREEHIDKIVETYRNRTTIEKYSHLATLKEVEENDYNLNIPRYVDTFEAEEEIDIQAVMQEIKSLEAKRAELDKEIDVYFKELGLVF; encoded by the coding sequence ATGTCAGAAGAACAGAAGAAAATATTAGAGCAACAGCTCTGGAATATAGCCAATACATTACGTGGAAAAATGAACGCCGATGAATTCCGAGATTATATTTTGGGATTTATTTTTTATAAATACTTGGCTGAAAAAATGGAAATCTATGCAAATTCCATTTTGGAAGAAGATCAAATTCAATTCAGAGATATCAAAGAAGATACGCCTAAAGGTTTAGAATATATTGAAGCCATTCGAGAAGAAGCTCTGGAAACATTAGGGTATTTTTTAAAACCTTCTGAGCTATTTAGCGAAATTACCAAAAGAGGTGATAACAATTTTATTCTTGAAGATTTACAAAAAATCCTGACCAATATCCAGCTCAGTACAATGGGTACACAAAGTGAAGAAGACTTTGAGGACTTGTTCTCTGATATGGATTTGAATAGTAATAATCTGGGTAGAACTGCTGATGCTAGAAATACACTTATTGTAAAAGTTCTAAAGCATCTCGATGAAATTGACTTCAAATTGAATGATACAGAATTGGATGTTTTAGGAGATGCTTATGAGTATTTGATCGGTCAGTTTGCCAGCGGTGCAGGAAAAAAAGCGGGAGAGTTTTATACGCCTCAAGAAGTATCCAAAATTCTTGCAAAAATTGTTACAACAGGTAAAAATCGTTTAAAATCGGTATATGACCCAACTTGTGGTTCAGGATCATTACTATTACGTGTTGCAAGAGAAGTAAAAGATGTCAATAATTTCTACGGACAAGAAATGAACCGTACAACGTACAATCTTGCTCGCATGAATATGATCTTGCATGGAGTGCATTATCGTCAGTTCGATATAAAACAAGAGGATACACTAGAACATCCACAGCATTTAAACGATATGCCATTTGAAGCAATTGTCGCAAATCCTCCTTTTTCAGCGAAATGGAGTGCCAATCCATTATTTTTAAACGATGACCGTTTTAGTCAATATGGAAAATTAGCACCATCAAGCAAGGCTGACTTTGCATTTGTGCAACACATGATTTATCATTTGGCAGAGAATGGAACAATGGCTATTGTTCTTCCTCATGGTGTGTTGTTCCGTGGAGCAGCAGAATTACACATCCGTAAATACCTGATTGAACAGAAAAATTATTTGGATGCAGTCATCGGCTTGCCTGCCAATATTTTCTACGGAACCAGTATTCCGACTTGTATTCTGGTGTTTAAAAAGTGTAAGGAAGATCCTGACCATATTTTATTTATCGATGCTAGTAAGGAATTTGAAAAGGTAAAGAACCAAAATATGTTGCGGGAAGAACATATTGATAAGATTGTTGAAACCTATCGTAACAGAACGACTATTGAAAAATACAGTCACTTAGCTACTTTGAAAGAAGTTGAAGAGAATGACTACAATCTTAATATTCCAAGATATGTGGACACTTTTGAAGCCGAAGAAGAAATCGATATCCAAGCCGTAATGCAGGAAATCAAATCTTTAGAAGCAAAACGAGCAGAACTGGACAAAGAAATCGACGTGTATTTCAAAGAATTGGGACTTGTTTTTTAA
- a CDS encoding restriction endonuclease subunit S, with amino-acid sequence MEEWETKKLGEIATFSKGKGISKSDIEENGIIECIRYGELYTHYREVINEIKSKTNVNPSTLVLSEKNDVIIPASGETTIDIATASCVLKSGIALGGDLNIIKTNINGIFLSYYLNSKKKMEIANLAQGISVVHLYSSQLASLSLSLPKLNEQNRISSFLALIDERIQTQNKIIEQLETLIKGLCQNLANNKQWEKQYLRNILTERKETNKDNLPIFSVSVSKGVINQIEYLGRSFASKNTTNYNVVHFGDVVYTKSPTGEFPYGIIKQSFISENVAVSPLYGVYEPKNVCIGNILHYYFNSPINANNYLHSLVQKGAKNTINITNQRFLDNTIFLPTDEKEVENIASLLNNIDQKTQTEEAILTQFENQKKYLLNQMFV; translated from the coding sequence ATGGAGGAGTGGGAAACTAAGAAGTTGGGGGAGATTGCTACGTTTTCAAAGGGAAAGGGAATTTCTAAAAGTGATATAGAAGAAAATGGAATTATTGAATGTATAAGATATGGCGAACTCTATACGCATTATAGAGAGGTTATCAACGAGATAAAATCCAAGACTAATGTAAATCCATCGACTTTAGTCTTAAGTGAAAAGAATGACGTCATAATTCCTGCTTCTGGCGAAACAACAATCGATATTGCAACAGCTTCCTGTGTCTTGAAATCTGGCATTGCACTAGGGGGTGATTTGAATATTATTAAGACTAATATTAATGGAATCTTTTTGTCTTATTATCTAAACAGTAAAAAGAAAATGGAAATAGCTAATTTAGCACAAGGTATTTCCGTAGTACATCTATATTCAAGTCAACTAGCTTCTCTTTCTTTAAGTCTGCCAAAGCTCAATGAGCAAAATAGAATTTCTTCATTTTTGGCTTTAATTGACGAAAGAATTCAAACCCAAAACAAAATAATTGAACAATTAGAAACCTTAATTAAAGGGCTTTGTCAGAATTTAGCAAATAACAAACAATGGGAAAAACAATATTTACGAAATATACTTACTGAACGTAAAGAAACGAATAAAGACAATTTGCCAATTTTTTCTGTTTCGGTTAGTAAAGGTGTTATTAATCAAATAGAATATCTTGGGCGTTCTTTTGCGTCAAAAAATACAACTAATTACAATGTAGTACATTTTGGCGATGTTGTTTATACTAAAAGTCCAACGGGTGAATTTCCGTATGGAATAATAAAACAAAGTTTTATTAGTGAAAATGTTGCAGTTTCTCCACTATATGGAGTTTATGAACCCAAAAATGTATGTATTGGAAATATTCTCCACTATTATTTCAATAGTCCGATCAATGCTAATAACTACCTGCATAGTCTAGTGCAGAAAGGTGCAAAAAATACTATAAATATTACCAACCAAAGATTTTTAGATAATACGATTTTTTTACCAACCGATGAAAAGGAAGTAGAAAATATTGCATCATTGTTAAATAATATTGATCAAAAAACCCAAACCGAAGAAGCAATTTTAACACAGTTTGAAAATCAAAAAAAATACCTTCTGAATCAAATGTTTGTATAG
- a CDS encoding restriction endonuclease subunit S, which produces MINKKLKVGNVPNLRFPEFTEEWETKKLGEVATNVMYGMNAAATNYDGENQYIRITDIDEQTRLFCPNPLSSPDGELDNKYLLHKGDILFARTGASVGKSYLYNDKDGKIYFAGFLIRLNVRAEDPYFIFSQTLTEKYQRWVLTMSMRSGQPGINAEEYKLLPIVIPSIQEQEKISSFLSLIDSRIQTQNKIIEELKLLKITLRYQLYEQILNHENEYVQVKDTLNYEQPTKYLVTNTDYSSDISLIPVLTANKAFVLGYTDEEFGIYDKGQCIIFDDFTTGYKVC; this is translated from the coding sequence ATGATAAATAAAAAATTAAAAGTAGGTAACGTTCCCAATTTGAGATTTCCTGAATTTACGGAGGAGTGGGAAACTAAGAAGTTGGGGGAAGTAGCAACAAATGTTATGTACGGTATGAATGCTGCTGCAACTAATTACGATGGCGAAAATCAGTATATACGAATCACAGATATCGACGAACAAACTAGATTATTTTGTCCTAATCCTTTATCATCTCCAGATGGAGAGTTAGACAATAAATACTTATTACATAAGGGAGATATACTTTTTGCAAGGACAGGAGCGAGTGTCGGAAAGTCTTATCTATATAATGATAAGGATGGTAAGATTTACTTTGCAGGTTTTTTAATTCGTCTTAATGTGAGAGCCGAAGACCCATATTTTATTTTTTCACAAACACTGACCGAAAAATATCAAAGATGGGTACTAACAATGTCAATGCGCTCAGGGCAACCAGGAATTAATGCGGAAGAATATAAATTGTTACCAATAGTCATTCCGTCAATCCAAGAACAAGAAAAGATTTCGTCATTTCTATCCTTAATAGACTCTCGAATCCAAACCCAAAACAAAATAATTGAGGAGTTGAAATTATTAAAGATTACGCTTCGCTATCAACTATACGAACAAATTCTTAATCACGAAAATGAATATGTTCAAGTTAAGGATACTTTAAACTATGAACAGCCAACTAAATATTTGGTTACAAATACGGATTATTCATCTGATATTTCGCTAATTCCAGTTCTAACTGCAAATAAAGCTTTTGTATTAGGATATACCGATGAAGAATTTGGTATTTATGACAAAGGTCAATGTATCATTTTCGATGATTTTACAACTGGATATAAAGTTTGTTAA
- a CDS encoding tyrosine-type recombinase/integrase — MNEQKQLSEVIDLWKIDKKQYVKKSSFSAYTLLIENHLLPNFGNKIAIEEADVQSFVFQKLETGLSHKTIKDILIVLKMILKFGAKNKWLQYTPFDIQFPTEREKHNIEVLTKTDQKKIMNYIQEHFTFRNLGVYICLSAGMRIGEVCALTWEDIDTDNGIISVNRTIQRIYVIEDGTRRTELILDTPKTKNSIREIPISKDLLRILKPFKKIVNQSFFVLTNDAKPTEPRTYRSYYKNLMKELKMPELKFHGLRHSFATRCIESNCDYKTVSVLLGHSNISTTLNLYVHPNMEQKKKAIEQMFKALR, encoded by the coding sequence ATGAATGAACAAAAACAACTCTCAGAAGTTATCGATCTATGGAAAATAGACAAAAAACAGTATGTAAAAAAATCAAGTTTCTCAGCTTATACGCTATTGATTGAAAATCATCTACTGCCTAATTTCGGGAACAAAATTGCGATTGAGGAAGCTGATGTTCAAAGCTTTGTTTTTCAAAAATTGGAAACGGGTTTAAGTCATAAAACAATTAAGGATATTTTAATTGTTCTGAAAATGATTTTGAAATTTGGAGCTAAAAACAAATGGTTACAGTATACCCCTTTTGATATTCAGTTTCCTACTGAACGAGAAAAGCATAATATTGAAGTGCTAACCAAGACTGATCAGAAAAAAATAATGAACTATATACAAGAACATTTTACATTTAGAAATTTAGGTGTATATATATGTTTAAGTGCAGGAATGCGTATTGGGGAAGTATGTGCCTTAACTTGGGAAGATATTGATACCGATAACGGAATTATCAGTGTTAACAGAACTATCCAGCGTATTTATGTGATAGAGGATGGAACTCGTAGAACGGAATTGATTCTGGATACCCCGAAAACTAAAAATTCTATTCGTGAAATTCCGATAAGTAAGGATTTATTAAGAATATTGAAACCATTTAAAAAGATTGTAAATCAATCATTCTTTGTATTGACAAACGATGCTAAACCAACGGAGCCAAGAACCTACAGAAGCTATTACAAAAATTTAATGAAAGAATTAAAAATGCCTGAACTTAAATTTCACGGGTTAAGACATAGTTTCGCAACCCGATGTATTGAAAGTAATTGCGATTATAAAACGGTAAGTGTACTATTAGGGCATTCCAACATCAGCACCACGTTAAATCTTTATGTACATCCTAATATGGAACAAAAGAAGAAAGCTATTGAGCAGATGTTTAAGGCTCTTAGATAA
- a CDS encoding dihydrofolate reductase family protein: MKVTVIANISANGRILIADNPHHQLPPEAMEFYVQFVRQVGNIVIGLKTFENFLKFPKEVKELFKGVEIIILSDKPYTVDGYKTVSSPEEAVEYMSGKDVQEIAIGGGAGTFNAFIDKDLVTDIYFNVNPIITGAGAILGNNSELHSKFKYKEQKLKNGFVQLHLAKEGIKTNL, encoded by the coding sequence ATGAAAGTAACAGTAATAGCAAACATTTCGGCTAATGGAAGAATTTTAATAGCTGATAATCCTCATCATCAGTTACCACCAGAAGCTATGGAATTTTACGTGCAATTTGTAAGACAAGTTGGTAACATTGTGATAGGATTGAAAACCTTTGAAAATTTTCTAAAATTCCCAAAAGAAGTAAAAGAGCTTTTTAAAGGGGTAGAAATCATCATATTGTCTGATAAACCTTATACAGTTGATGGCTACAAGACCGTAAGTAGTCCGGAGGAGGCAGTTGAATATATGTCTGGAAAAGATGTGCAGGAAATTGCCATTGGAGGCGGAGCAGGTACTTTCAATGCATTTATAGACAAAGATTTGGTTACAGATATTTATTTTAACGTTAACCCAATAATCACTGGAGCTGGAGCTATTTTAGGAAACAACAGCGAGTTACATTCAAAATTTAAGTATAAAGAACAGAAACTTAAAAACGGTTTTGTTCAGCTACATCTAGCTAAAGAAGGAATAAAAACGAACCTATAG
- a CDS encoding restriction endonuclease subunit S has translation MFVLKQITTVNDNFLYQYLKTDFFNREVLRNVEGGVRDYQFSTTILRELNLVYLRIEEQKKFADYLSSIDSKIDIESQLLHKFEKQKRYLLANLIYINKLANKYCFCLSNSV, from the coding sequence ATGTTTGTTTTAAAACAGATAACCACCGTAAATGACAACTTTCTATATCAATATCTAAAGACAGATTTTTTTAATAGAGAAGTTTTAAGAAATGTTGAAGGAGGAGTAAGAGATTATCAATTTTCTACGACAATTTTGCGAGAATTAAATTTGGTTTACCTTCGTATTGAAGAGCAAAAAAAATTTGCTGATTACCTTTCATCTATAGATTCAAAGATTGATATTGAAAGCCAACTATTGCATAAATTTGAAAAACAAAAGAGATACTTGTTAGCTAATTTAATTTATATAAATAAATTAGCTAACAAGTATTGTTTCTGCTTAAGTAATAGCGTATGA